The DNA segment GGCCCTTCCACCTACGGCGGGCTCCTGGTGGAAAAGCCCTTCATCGGCGGGGAGATGGGCGGCGATTATCATGCTCAATGGCGGCGGGCTGCAGCCCTGACGGTGGGGCTTTCCCTTCTGGGGCTCGCGCTGGCAGTCCTGGGAATCCATATGCGAGGTCTTTTATGGAGCACGTAGCCGGTTCCCACGGTGGAGACGTCTTCGGGATGGCCAGGGCCCTGGGCACGGGGCCGGAGGACATCGTGGATTTCAGCGCATCCGTCAATCCCCTGGGCGTTCCCGAGAGCGTGCTCGCGGTCCTCCGGGAGGCCCTGGATGGAACCCTTCTTACCCACTACCCCGACCCGGAGGCCACCCCCCTTACGGAGGCCTTTGCCCGGCGTTACGGCCTGGAACCGCAGAGCATCCTCACCGGAAATGGAAGCACCGAGCTTATCTCTCTCCTCCCGCGGGCCCTGAGGCCGAAGACGGTCATCGTCCCGTCCCCCACCTTCAGCGAGTACCGGAGGGCCTCCCGCCTGGTGGGGGCCGAGGTGCGACATGTCGTGCTTCGGAGGGAGGAGGGCTTCCGTCTCGGCATTGAGGACTTCATCCGGGCGCTCCCGGGTGCCCAGATGGCCTTCCTCTGCAATCCCAATAACCCCACGGGAGAGGTTCTCCCCAGGGCCGACGTGCTTGCCCTGGCCCACGCGGCCCGTTCCCACGGATGCATGCTTGTGGTGGACGAGGCCTTCATGGACTTCTGCCCGGAGCACTCGGTGCTTGGCGTGGAGAGTTCCCACCTAGTCGTGCTCCGCTCTCTTACCAAGTTTTTCGCCCTTCCGGGGCTTCGGGTGGGGCTTTCTGTCCTGCCCCCGGGCGTAAGGGAAAAAGTCAGCCGCGAGAAGGACCCCTGGAGCGTAAACGCGCTTGCCATAAGGGCCGGTGCCGCTGCCCTGGAGGACGAGGACTACCGCGCTCGGACGCTGGCCTTCATGGCGAAGGAGAAGGCTTTTCTCGAGGCTCGCTTCGGCGAGCTGGGCATCGGCTATATACCCTCCGCCGCGAACTACTACGCCCTGGAGGTGGGGGACGCCGCCTTCGTGCGGGAGCAGCTTCTTCGGCGCCGGCTGGCCGTGCGGGACTGCACGAACTTCGAGGCAATGGGACGGGGCTACATACGGGTGGCGGTGCGCACCCGCAGGGAGAACGAGATGCTTCTTCGCGAGCTGGCGCGGCTGAGGGAGAGGGCATGGCG comes from the Nitrospirota bacterium genome and includes:
- the cobD gene encoding threonine-phosphate decarboxylase CobD, with product MEHVAGSHGGDVFGMARALGTGPEDIVDFSASVNPLGVPESVLAVLREALDGTLLTHYPDPEATPLTEAFARRYGLEPQSILTGNGSTELISLLPRALRPKTVIVPSPTFSEYRRASRLVGAEVRHVVLRREEGFRLGIEDFIRALPGAQMAFLCNPNNPTGEVLPRADVLALAHAARSHGCMLVVDEAFMDFCPEHSVLGVESSHLVVLRSLTKFFALPGLRVGLSVLPPGVREKVSREKDPWSVNALAIRAGAAALEDEDYRARTLAFMAKEKAFLEARFGELGIGYIPSAANYYALEVGDAAFVREQLLRRRLAVRDCTNFEAMGRGYIRVAVRTRRENEMLLRELARLRERAWRSS